One genomic region from Bacillota bacterium encodes:
- a CDS encoding DUF362 domain-containing protein: MMKTVAVVDAQNYSPEVLHTALREGLSLLLPQGLEAMIKPNDTVAIKVNMLMGKTPERAITTHPGLVREVCLLVKECGGKAVIIDSPGGPYTIGALKRAYEKCGFAAVAEETGAALNFDTSVVKVHDPRHPEYGTAMLLSPAVNAALIINMPKLKTHGLTILTCAAKNMFGLVPGLTKIDYHLRYPAIGDFCRTLVQIAELTQPELTIVDAVEAMEGEGPSSGTPKHCGALLLSRDMHALDVVAAQIMGLDPQTVPTIEAAQALGLLSASLAEITLLGKKPAVTPFVTPNVGRRPSFLRRLGSSPLARALALHLKPRLAFDGEKCISCGICVESCPPQAMLLTQNSLPQVDMNKCISCFCCQELCPEHAVLVQKSWLSKVIR; the protein is encoded by the coding sequence GTGATGAAGACTGTAGCCGTCGTAGATGCGCAAAATTATTCTCCAGAAGTGCTCCACACGGCCTTACGTGAAGGCCTTAGCTTGCTCCTGCCGCAAGGTCTCGAGGCGATGATTAAACCAAACGACACGGTGGCCATCAAGGTGAACATGCTCATGGGCAAGACCCCTGAGCGAGCCATCACCACCCATCCCGGCCTCGTGCGCGAAGTGTGCCTCCTGGTTAAGGAGTGCGGAGGGAAGGCAGTAATCATTGATAGCCCGGGTGGGCCCTACACTATAGGTGCACTTAAACGGGCTTACGAGAAGTGCGGCTTTGCGGCCGTGGCCGAAGAAACAGGGGCTGCGCTAAATTTTGACACCTCGGTGGTCAAGGTGCATGACCCCCGGCATCCGGAGTACGGCACAGCCATGCTGCTTAGTCCTGCCGTTAACGCTGCCCTCATCATTAATATGCCCAAACTTAAAACACATGGCCTGACCATACTCACCTGCGCCGCAAAAAACATGTTTGGCTTAGTCCCTGGCTTAACGAAAATCGACTACCATCTGCGCTACCCAGCCATTGGCGACTTTTGCCGCACACTGGTGCAGATTGCCGAGCTAACGCAGCCTGAACTGACGATTGTGGATGCGGTTGAGGCTATGGAAGGCGAAGGGCCCTCTAGTGGTACACCGAAGCACTGCGGTGCGCTTCTTTTGAGCCGGGATATGCACGCTCTTGACGTTGTGGCAGCGCAAATTATGGGCCTTGACCCCCAAACGGTGCCAACCATAGAGGCTGCTCAGGCACTCGGGCTCTTGTCCGCATCACTTGCCGAGATCACTCTGCTTGGCAAGAAGCCAGCAGTCACACCCTTTGTTACTCCTAATGTGGGGCGCCGCCCCTCTTTTCTCCGCAGGCTAGGCTCCTCACCTCTCGCGCGCGCTCTCGCACTTCATCTCAAGCCTCGCCTAGCCTTTGACGGCGAAAAGTGCATCTCTTGCGGCATCTGCGTCGAGAGCTGCCCGCCGCAGGCCATGCTTCTAACCCAGAACAGCCTGCCGCAAGTTGATATGAATAAGTGCATAAGCTGTTTTTGCTGCCAAGAACTATGCCCGGAACATGCTGTCTTGGTGCAAAAATCCTGGTTGTCGAAGGTGATCCGCTAG
- a CDS encoding TldD/PmbA family protein, with product MRELLTQALKVGDQAEVFQSRGEKHAVVFQASKLKEITSTEEQSTTLRLIQNGLLGSASVTKPDSHDILLKYAANTVKYGSPIKYSFPPQAQLLQPRVTDERVRHVTQQEMLDIAGDLVAALHAFDPNIKAMAEAIKASGYFGLSNSNGFVAEGEYTAWSVVFGGELVSERDGFLFIYDALSGTDFTADVSLLKARVIEAFRLAQNTASIRAGQYPVIFAPGEVSCLVNPLVACLNGKAISRGFSPFKGRLGELAFDPRLSIIDDATIDGAVGSKGFDREGIPATKRSLIEGGKINGYMLDLQTAAELNMSPTGNGSVSGPVQNNIIVPGGQASWSEMLAGIDEGVLIEGTMGAWAGNPYGGQVSGNISLGYKIEKGQIVGRIKDAMFSVNVFTDLRDNLVALSSDKLWRGNTCYPYLQLANVNISTKS from the coding sequence ATGCGTGAGTTGCTAACACAGGCTCTTAAGGTTGGGGACCAAGCTGAGGTTTTTCAAAGTAGGGGTGAAAAGCACGCCGTTGTTTTTCAGGCCAGCAAACTGAAAGAGATAACATCTACAGAAGAACAAAGTACCACCCTGCGTCTTATACAGAATGGTCTTCTAGGTTCTGCCAGCGTCACGAAGCCAGACAGCCATGATATCTTGCTTAAGTACGCCGCAAACACCGTAAAGTACGGCAGCCCCATAAAGTATAGCTTCCCTCCACAGGCACAGTTACTGCAGCCCCGTGTTACAGACGAGAGGGTAAGGCATGTCACTCAGCAGGAAATGCTCGACATTGCGGGTGACTTGGTTGCGGCTCTCCACGCCTTCGACCCGAACATTAAGGCCATGGCGGAGGCGATTAAGGCTAGTGGCTACTTTGGCCTGTCTAACAGTAATGGTTTTGTGGCCGAAGGCGAATACACCGCCTGGTCAGTCGTTTTTGGTGGCGAGCTAGTGAGTGAGCGGGACGGGTTCTTGTTTATTTATGATGCCCTTTCAGGCACAGACTTCACAGCTGATGTGAGCCTTCTCAAGGCCAGAGTTATCGAGGCCTTTCGCCTAGCGCAAAACACGGCTAGTATCAGGGCAGGGCAGTACCCAGTCATTTTTGCCCCAGGTGAGGTTAGTTGTCTAGTTAATCCACTGGTAGCCTGCCTTAACGGCAAAGCAATATCGCGTGGGTTCTCGCCTTTTAAGGGTCGCCTAGGAGAGCTGGCCTTTGACCCACGGCTTAGCATAATCGACGACGCCACCATCGACGGTGCGGTAGGGAGCAAAGGCTTTGACCGTGAGGGCATACCAGCCACAAAGCGCAGCCTGATCGAAGGCGGTAAAATAAATGGCTACATGCTAGACTTACAAACGGCGGCAGAGCTTAACATGTCACCAACCGGCAATGGCAGCGTCAGCGGCCCGGTGCAAAACAACATCATTGTTCCCGGCGGCCAGGCAAGTTGGAGCGAGATGCTAGCGGGGATCGATGAAGGGGTGCTTATTGAGGGAACCATGGGGGCGTGGGCAGGTAACCCCTACGGCGGACAAGTGAGCGGCAATATTTCTCTCGGGTACAAGATTGAGAAAGGCCAGATCGTGGGCCGCATCAAGGACGCCATGTTCTCTGTCAATGTCTTCACTGATTTGCGAGACAACCTGGTAGCACTTAGCAGCGATAAGCTCTGGCGCGGCAATACCTGCTACCCCTACTTGCAGCTGGCCAACGTCAACATTAGCACCAAGAGTTAG
- a CDS encoding M42 family metallopeptidase, giving the protein MTKVDTTYIIEQLVRLATSPSPVGYTDELLASISAEFARWGLKTRHLTKGGLIATLEGKNNAEQRTLSGHVDTLGAMVKEIKGSGRLKFAKIGGYTMNSVEGEHCTIITSSEQKYTGTILTTKQSTHVYGQESGKQDRDDDTMEIRLDEVVKSKEDVLRLGIGVGDFVVFDPRTTVTPSGFIKSRHLDDKASVAVLLGVAKYFHEEGLRLPHTTNFFITSYEEIGHGASFGTPTETVEFLAVDMGCIGNGLSCTEFDVSICVKDSGGPYDLALRKKLVTLAEAEELPYALDVYPYYGSDAGAALRAGANVRAALIGPGVDASHAHERTHTQALEATAKLCIAYLLSPVETKSEK; this is encoded by the coding sequence ATGACTAAGGTCGATACCACCTATATTATAGAGCAATTAGTGCGCCTGGCAACCTCACCTAGCCCGGTGGGTTACACTGACGAGTTGCTAGCCTCAATAAGCGCTGAATTTGCGCGGTGGGGCCTTAAAACGCGTCACCTGACTAAGGGAGGACTCATCGCCACCCTAGAAGGCAAAAACAACGCCGAACAGCGCACTTTAAGCGGCCATGTCGACACCCTAGGGGCCATGGTCAAGGAGATTAAGGGCAGTGGGCGACTCAAATTCGCCAAGATCGGCGGCTACACCATGAACTCCGTCGAAGGTGAACACTGTACCATTATAACCTCTAGCGAGCAAAAGTACACCGGTACCATCCTTACCACCAAGCAGTCCACCCATGTTTACGGACAGGAGTCAGGAAAGCAAGACCGCGATGACGATACAATGGAAATACGCCTGGACGAAGTTGTAAAGAGCAAGGAAGACGTCCTGCGCCTTGGCATCGGGGTAGGTGATTTTGTCGTCTTTGACCCTCGCACTACCGTGACGCCATCAGGCTTCATTAAATCACGGCACCTTGACGACAAGGCCAGTGTCGCCGTGCTGCTCGGTGTGGCCAAGTACTTTCACGAGGAAGGTTTGCGGCTACCACACACCACCAATTTCTTTATCACTTCTTACGAAGAAATAGGCCATGGCGCGAGTTTCGGCACGCCGACAGAGACTGTCGAGTTCCTGGCTGTTGACATGGGCTGTATCGGCAATGGCCTATCGTGCACCGAATTTGATGTCTCCATTTGCGTCAAAGATTCAGGTGGCCCATACGACCTAGCACTACGCAAAAAACTGGTAACGCTCGCGGAGGCGGAGGAATTGCCGTATGCCCTTGACGTCTACCCCTACTACGGCTCTGACGCTGGCGCCGCACTACGTGCCGGAGCCAATGTGCGCGCAGCCTTGATTGGACCAGGCGTTGACGCTTCGCATGCCCATGAGCGCACGCATACGCAAGCACTAGAGGCTACGGCCAAACTATGCATTGCCTATCTTCTTTCACCTGTGGAGACGAAAAGCGAAAAGTAA
- a CDS encoding TldD/PmbA family protein — MKELISRALAASTADYCEIRIEETHQTSIVYRGRNLDDLAQSMRYGGNVRALKDGGWGFVSFNSLDNLEAKVHMACEQAAAIGAVKQEVSQLAEVPVVVQELAADVVLHPREVSLEEKVELFSRYNDQILNFHPAITSSLVRYFDRDIRLYFGNSEGTYVKQEKVDIGCGLRAIATSGDITVQEGVSTGSNSDFGCVLGKEDELRKACQLAVDLLLAPTVKGGEYTVILDPHMAGLFVHEAFGHLSEADDITENEELRNIMTLGKRFGRDILNIYDTGLDHGNRGALAYDDEGVAAQRTDLVKDGILVGRLHSRQSAAKMGENPTGSARALDYRYAPMVRMRTTCIAKGETPFAEMLKDIELGVYAVGGYGGETNGEMFTFTASYGFMIRQGQIAELVKDVTLTGNVFTTLANIDMIGDDFTFDNNAGGCGKGYQSPLPTSEGSPHIRVQKVVIGGAS, encoded by the coding sequence GTGAAAGAGCTTATCTCTCGTGCCCTTGCGGCGTCGACCGCAGATTACTGCGAAATCCGTATCGAAGAGACACATCAAACATCTATAGTCTATCGGGGACGTAACCTCGACGACCTAGCGCAAAGCATGCGCTATGGTGGCAATGTGCGTGCCCTAAAAGACGGTGGATGGGGGTTCGTTTCATTTAACAGCTTAGATAATCTCGAGGCCAAAGTTCACATGGCTTGTGAGCAAGCAGCGGCAATCGGTGCCGTAAAGCAGGAAGTGAGTCAACTAGCAGAAGTGCCTGTCGTGGTGCAAGAATTAGCAGCGGATGTCGTTCTGCATCCGCGGGAGGTGTCGCTTGAAGAAAAAGTAGAGCTATTCTCACGCTACAATGACCAAATTCTTAACTTTCACCCTGCCATCACGAGCTCGCTCGTGCGCTACTTCGACCGGGACATCAGGCTCTACTTTGGCAACTCCGAAGGAACATACGTCAAACAAGAAAAGGTGGATATAGGATGTGGCTTAAGAGCCATTGCCACCTCTGGTGACATTACCGTGCAAGAGGGCGTTAGTACCGGCAGTAACAGCGATTTTGGCTGTGTTCTAGGCAAAGAAGACGAACTGCGTAAAGCCTGCCAACTTGCTGTCGACCTCCTTCTCGCTCCTACCGTGAAAGGTGGGGAGTACACTGTTATTCTTGACCCGCATATGGCAGGTCTCTTTGTGCATGAAGCCTTTGGCCACTTGAGCGAAGCTGATGATATTACCGAAAACGAAGAGCTAAGGAATATCATGACGCTCGGCAAACGTTTCGGCAGGGATATCCTTAACATCTACGACACCGGCCTTGACCACGGCAACCGCGGAGCGCTCGCCTATGATGATGAAGGTGTGGCCGCACAAAGGACCGACCTCGTGAAAGATGGTATTTTGGTGGGGCGGCTTCACTCGCGCCAGAGCGCTGCCAAAATGGGCGAAAACCCGACCGGCTCGGCGCGCGCCCTAGATTACCGCTACGCCCCCATGGTGCGCATGCGTACTACCTGCATCGCCAAGGGCGAGACCCCTTTTGCGGAAATGCTCAAGGATATCGAACTAGGTGTCTATGCTGTCGGTGGATATGGTGGCGAGACAAATGGCGAAATGTTTACCTTTACCGCGAGCTATGGTTTTATGATTAGGCAAGGTCAAATCGCCGAGCTAGTCAAAGATGTTACCCTCACCGGCAATGTTTTTACCACTCTTGCCAATATCGACATGATCGGTGATGATTTCACCTTTGACAACAACGCCGGTGGCTGTGGCAAAGGATACCAGTCGCCGCTACCGACTTCCGAAGGGTCGCCTCACATCCGTGTGCAAAAGGTCGTCATAGGAGGTGCCAGTTAA
- a CDS encoding glycerate kinase, giving the protein MRIVIAPDSFKGSLSAVDAASAMAEGVAAAMPQAVLELKPIADGGEGFVRALLTASGGEARMSEVRGPLGDTVSATWGVLGDAKTAVIEMAAASGLLLLTEDRRNPTLTSTFGTGELIRHALDAGYRKIIIGIGGSATNDGGTGMATALGAKFLDGTGRELPCGGLALRDLDTIDVSTLDPRLRECTVIAACDVNNPLVGPQGASAVYGPQKGASPDMVLSLDSALSNYAAIIKEQLGISVSDTPGAGAAGGLGAGLMVFVQATLTPGFAVVAEAVGLENAIATADLVLTGEGSVDGQSAQGKAVFGVTTLAAKYNKPVVALGGAVLPGASALYAHGMTAALSITPGPLSLAACMDDAYALLTKAAETAMRLILLGSRI; this is encoded by the coding sequence GTGCGCATTGTCATTGCACCAGATTCTTTTAAGGGAAGTCTGTCGGCCGTGGATGCGGCAAGCGCTATGGCGGAGGGAGTAGCTGCCGCCATGCCTCAGGCAGTGCTAGAGCTTAAGCCTATTGCCGATGGGGGCGAAGGTTTTGTGCGCGCCCTCTTGACCGCCAGTGGCGGAGAGGCACGGATGAGCGAAGTTCGAGGGCCCCTAGGCGACACGGTTTCCGCAACTTGGGGGGTTCTCGGCGACGCCAAAACGGCGGTCATCGAAATGGCTGCCGCCTCCGGTTTGTTGCTTTTGACTGAAGACAGGCGTAACCCCACACTCACTTCTACTTTTGGCACAGGTGAACTTATCCGCCACGCCCTCGACGCTGGATACAGGAAAATTATTATCGGCATAGGGGGCAGTGCCACTAACGACGGTGGTACTGGCATGGCCACGGCCCTTGGTGCGAAGTTCCTTGACGGCACAGGGCGGGAGCTACCTTGTGGTGGCTTAGCTTTGCGCGATTTAGACACGATAGATGTTTCGACACTGGACCCTAGGCTCAGGGAATGCACCGTCATCGCGGCCTGTGATGTCAACAATCCCCTCGTCGGGCCACAGGGTGCCTCGGCAGTGTATGGGCCCCAGAAGGGCGCTAGCCCAGACATGGTGCTCTCTCTAGACTCCGCCCTCTCTAACTATGCGGCAATAATCAAGGAGCAGCTAGGTATAAGCGTCTCTGATACACCCGGGGCAGGGGCCGCAGGCGGCCTAGGCGCCGGTCTAATGGTGTTTGTGCAAGCTACGCTCACGCCAGGCTTTGCCGTTGTGGCTGAGGCCGTAGGTCTTGAAAACGCCATCGCCACAGCAGACTTGGTTCTCACCGGCGAAGGAAGTGTAGATGGTCAATCAGCCCAAGGTAAGGCCGTGTTCGGCGTGACCACTCTAGCGGCAAAGTACAACAAGCCGGTGGTCGCCCTAGGAGGAGCAGTGCTTCCGGGCGCAAGCGCCCTCTATGCCCATGGCATGACGGCCGCCTTGTCCATCACCCCTGGCCCCCTCTCCTTAGCCGCCTGCATGGATGACGCGTACGCACTGCTAACTAAAGCAGCTGAAACGGCGATGCGCCTGATACTCTTAGGCTCGCGTATATAG
- a CDS encoding peptidylprolyl isomerase produces the protein MSNKQIATIATEKGNFTVELFAQHAPGTVENFTKLAKAKFYDGLTFHRCIPDFVIQGGCPEGTGRGGPGYHIKCETAGNPHKHVRGALSMAHAGKDTGGSQFFVVRQPQPHLDGKHTVFGQVTDNVDLVDAIAEGDKIISVTIHSS, from the coding sequence ATGTCAAACAAGCAAATCGCTACCATCGCCACAGAAAAAGGTAATTTCACGGTGGAGTTGTTCGCCCAGCATGCGCCAGGCACGGTAGAGAACTTCACCAAACTCGCCAAGGCTAAATTTTACGACGGGCTGACCTTTCATCGCTGCATTCCAGATTTCGTCATACAGGGCGGCTGCCCAGAGGGCACGGGTAGAGGTGGCCCCGGGTACCACATTAAGTGTGAAACCGCGGGTAATCCCCACAAGCATGTGCGCGGCGCCCTTAGCATGGCCCACGCCGGTAAGGACACAGGCGGTAGCCAGTTCTTTGTTGTCAGGCAGCCGCAGCCCCATCTTGACGGCAAGCACACCGTATTCGGCCAAGTTACTGACAACGTGGACTTAGTCGATGCCATTGCGGAGGGCGATAAAATTATTAGTGTCACCATTCACTCTAGCTAG